In Silene latifolia isolate original U9 population chromosome 6, ASM4854445v1, whole genome shotgun sequence, the genomic window TCGGGTTTATTTTAAATTATATGTTAATATGAAAATTCTTGACGAAatattgacttttttttttttttttcaaatatgatttttcagttttcagctacaaCAAAAGTCTACACAACTTGGTCCGGGTAAGTGGATACGGGTACAACACATGCACAAGGCCAAGTGGTTCATTAGCATACCAGACTGGTAAGGACTATATCAAATTGGTAAAGGGCGCAAACTACTTCCTCTGCTCCTTCCCTGGCCATTGCAAAGCCGGAATGAAACTTGCTGTCTATGCTTATTAATCAATAATAAgcacttttattttgttttaatcaACCATATAATGACTCATATTTTGTAACATTGCTTAATTATATTTTCCCTATTTTATGTTTGTGTGTGAGCAAAATTAACATCGAGAGATTGAAagaaaatatttttattttattataatatCATTTCGTATTTTtttatgcttattatattttgaattttatgagatCATTTTTCAACGTTAATGTTAATGTTAGTTGAGTTAAATACTATTGTCGTAATTGTCAAATGTCAAATATAATAAGGAAGACCAAATAGAAGAAATTAAAGATTATAGACTATTGAAGCATCGATGTACATATACGATTATGCCCAAACCTCATTACATAACTTTATAGGTAAAGTACTAAATGACAGTAAAAAAAATGTTCAAATGCCTTAAACTTATCTCGTTCACATGTCGGATCGACACATCAAACATGGTTAGTTTACACTAAGAATGTGGTCACATAAGATCTTCATCTTAATTTTGGGAGTTGTATGATCACTTTGGTCACCATTCAAGATTTACAGGTTTTTGACAAGATTACTCGATCAAAAATGTTTGAAATAGACTTGAACCGCCCACCTAAAAAGCAATTCGACATAATCCAATTATTTTTAGTGAATCGAAAATGACTCGAGGATAGCATTAGGTTAAAAAAATGATAGAACACAAAATCACATGAACTTAATTGAACAAGCATATGATTAGGCCATATTTGATCGAATGTGGTCGAATGCCCACCAATCTATAACCAACTAACCCACTTTGTAAATGTGATCTAATTTAATTAACGAGATTAAAGGCATGAAACTTATGACTAGTGATCTGATAGACTGATACACATAACTTGGGTTCAAATCATGTCGGTAACATATTTACCTTTATTGATTATTCGTTCCCTTTGTTTACACAAAAAAAAGGCTCACTTTCATTTTCAGAGATCTTCAAACAAGATTACATAATTGGAACTGAAATTTTATTATTACAATGTTTAATTTCTACAATTACATTTGTGAAAATGAAATCCCCTATATATAAAGGATTAAAGGGTAATGTTTAATTTCTACAATTACATTTGTGAAAATGAAATCCCctataaataaagaaggattagggatttatttaagcatttaataccTACCAAATTTGGGATTAACTTAGTAATTGAAAACTAAATTACAAATACATCAATGTAATTAATACTTATATTAAGAATTTATTTCTTCTTTTTAGTTATTTAAATACTATACTTATCATTTCTCATATATAAAAGAGGAGTTCATTAAACCTTCTCATTGATTGCTTTTTTTTGAAGAGAAAATGGGTTTTTATATTAAATTAAATCGAGTTCTGCAATAGCAGACATCGCATGCGGAAAGTCCGAGGCCATTACAATAGTATCACCCACCGTCTCACACAATCTCGCCACTAAATGAGCCACAGCGTTCCCTCCCCTCTTCACATGAGAAACACTACTATTAGGAAAACAATTACAAAGGTAGTTTATATCATCGACACATAGCCCCACAGCGGATCGAAAAGACGCTCCACATTTCAACGCATTGATCAATGATAGCGCATCACATTCGAGCATAGGTGCGGTCTCACCCTTCTCCTGTGCTATTTCAAGCCCGAAAATGGCAGCCTGAGCTTCCGCTACTTCCACATCCCACCTCGCCCTCACCCTCCTGCTCCAAATCCATCTGATACACCCGTTCTCATCTCGCGCAACCGCCCCTAGCCCAACCACACCATTACCAGGAACATACGCATCAGTATTAATCTTGATAGCACCAGACGCCGGTGGAGACCAACTGTTTGCAGGCCTACTCGAACCCCTTGCAGAATCACCCAAAACCCTTTGAGCATAGACGCGATACTCCGACACCATCTTTATGAAACCTGTAATCACGACCTCGGGTGACGGAGGAGATTCGTCAAAGATTCGTTGATTGCGGATAGTCCAAATCGCCCAAGCAATGGCAAGAAAACGTCCCCCGTCATTCTCACCTAAATTCTTTAGCACCCATCCAAAACGATCCCTGCAAGACAAGTCAATAGTAGCCTCAACAATACTCCAACAGCCATTATCCTCCCAAATCCGTTTCGCCCATTCGCAAAAGAAAATAGCATGATTTGAGCATTCCtcaccctcacaaaagctgcaaTTCGGACTCGGGCTACAATGTCGAGCATAAAGACTCTTCCTCACCGCAAGTGTGTCAGCACATACTCGCCAAATGAAGCGTGCGAGTTTCGGTGGAACATTTGTTTTTCAAATCAACCGCCATAGTTCACAGCTGTTCTCATCGTCACCAAAACAGGCCGCTCTCACACTACCCCGTCTGCCCATCCAGTAACCCGACTTGACCGTATAACAGCCATCCTTAGACGGCCACCAATACATCTCGTCCGGAGGAAGTCGCTTACTTATTGGAATTGCCAGGACCCGCCCCACATCATCCTCAGTTAATAGCTCTCGTGCCGCATCAATATCCCAGCAGCCGTGTTCCTGGTCTATAATGCTCGCCACTTTCAAATATAGGCCAGCCTCCAAATTGAAAGTCGGTACCCTTCCCATACCCTCACCCTGCAACCAGGCATCATCCCACAAACTCACCTGATGTCCGTTCCCAATCCGGCATCTCAACCCCTCCATTAGAAGCGACTTAGCTCCCCATAAACTTCGCCATGTAAAGCTAGGATCGTACCCCCTTCGTGCCTCAAGAATTGAATCATTTTTAAAATACCGAGCCTTGAGAACTCGACAAGCTAGCGAATCAGGAGCCATAAGTAACCGCCACACCTGCTTGGCAAGGAGAGCTTGGTTAAAAACCCGTAAATCTCGAAAACCCATGCCCCCTAAATTTTTTGGTTGGCACAAACGGTCCCATCTCATCCAATGCATTCGTCGTTGAACATCCGTCGGGCCCTACCAGAAACGGGCCATAGTCGAATGTAAATCGTCAATAATTCGATCAGGAATAGCGAAAAGGCTCATCATGTATGTGGGGATCGCCTGCGCTACGGCCTTAATAAGAATCTCATTTCCGGGTTTGGATAGCAAGCATTCTTTCCACCCCCTCACCTTCTTCCAAATTCTCTCCTTAAGATTGGCAAATATCATTTTTTTCGACTTCCCAATAGTAGTAGGCAAACCAAGGTATTTCTCATGTTTATCAACCTCACGCATCCCCAAAATACTCTTGATATCATTCCTCCGCTGATTCTCGACTTTTTTGCTAAACACAATTTCCGATTTATCATAATTAATTTTCTGACCTGATGCTCTCTCATACGTGCTAATAATGTTAGCAATAGCTGAGCATTCCTCCCTATTGGCTCTAGCAAAAAGAATACTATCATCAGCAAAGAAAAGATGTGAGACACTAGGGGCACCTCGACAAATTCGCATACCGTGTACCTGACCCGTCTCAGCCGCCTTCTTAATCAAACACGAGAAAACATCCGCACAAAGGAGGAAGAGGTATGGAGAGATCGGTTCGCCTTGTCTCAACCCTCTGCTAGGCCTAACACAACCCGTCGGACGCCCATTGATAATAAAAGACTGCGTCACAGTGGACACACATCTCATAACCCTTGTCCTCCATCCCTCCGAGAACCCCATCCGCCCCATAACCTCGCTCAAAAAGATCCACTCTACACGGTCATAAGCCTTGCTCATATCCAATTTCAACGCAATATTCCCACATCTACCTTCCCCACCTCTCTTCATAGCATGGAAAATTTTAAAAGCAATAAGAGCATTATCCGTAATAAATCTTCCGGGGATAAAGGCACTTAGGTATGACAGATTGACCCGATTTGTTTGGAGATCTACATAAATTATTCACAACCATTcgatttattttattagaataTTAACGAACATATTTTAATAAGTAGAATTAGCttaagtgtttggtaattggcatATTAGGTATGACAGATTGTTAGTTTTCCTTGTAAAATGAAGTAAATGTTCCTATTTTAGAATAGGTTGACTAATATGCTAAGCTACGCAACATGTTGTAAAACAacttaccaaacactaaaattgacatatactccctcccatttgatatgggcacaatacttaagaaaaagtattaaaataggagtaaaagagttgtgtgggttggtgataggagagagagatgaattattagtagttaaataaagaattgtggggccaaaacataaaggaacgtaataaaatatgagtaaaagagttgtgtggggtttagtgataggagagagaggaatgaataaaataagagtaaaaatttctaaaaatagaaaagggaacattagttgaataatccgtttcggaaAAGAGgaaacattatagtgactgggagggagtatattaatTGGTTAAACATGTCAAAAGCCTTTAATGTGCTAAACGTTCACCAATGTGTCGTCTACCACACTCTCTAACTCCTTAAATACTCATCATTTTACGCTAAGAAAGTCAGAAGGGTCTCTTTTCCTGGGTGGCCTAGATTGGGCCCGTCGCCACCGTCTACATTAGTACATTCGATAACATTGATTAAACCATTTATTATACCCGTACTATTTTAAACAACTCAAATCAAAGTTTATTAGATAAATCGAATTACTTGACTGTCCTTGttttgtactccctcctattttaaATAATTGTCCTATTTGCCATTTTtatctattcacataactgtctcatttggcatatttggacatggtttttttactttcttacccttagctcttttCATTATTTACCACCTCAACCACCCAtaacccatcatattcaatactttttcattatttaactcatatattcttacctctatacaataattttcattattttaactatattccttaattttcatgccattgtccaaatgggacacttattcggaataggagggagtaattgaTACTGTTATAATCTGGTCCAATTCTGGTTCTGAATGTATATAATATATTTTTTTCTCATTTCTCTAATATAAGTGATGGAGGTATTTATGTTATAAAACAGTCGTATTTATATATTAGTAAGAGGTTTTTGGAAAAAATCGTGTTAGTTTAAGTCAAAGCTCATataattatactttttttttactAGGGTTAAGTAAAGAGTTAAGTCTGAGATAAGAACCcgaattttgtaatttttttcaGTTAAAGACTTAAACTAtcagaatttttgcaatggttcagTTTTGATCCCCAAGTTCCATCGATCCCGATTTCGGTCCGGTCCGATTTTGGGAGCCGTGCACAATGTCTCCATGTTTACTTTTGTGTTACAAGAAAAGTCCCCACCTCTCTATGTTTAATTTTGTAAAATTATTAGCTTATGTTTTTTTGTCAATATTGTTCCTTTTATTGACAAATGGATGCACTAAGTTTCCTTAGTCCTCAGCCAACGAGAAAAATGAAATCCATAGCGATTCTCACTATTAACAAAAACATACTCCATACATAagtaaaataaaaatgataatacACTGTCGGATTTAGGGTATACAATAATATGATTATTAGGAATAAAAATGATGAGTACTGTTAGGTTATGGTGTTAGCCCGGAGCCATGCCCCACTTCCACGGTATAAAAGTGAAAAGTCATCTTTGTAAGTGACaccaaaatataatagtacgaagTTTTTTGGAGAAGAGCTCAAGAGTAAATCCGCGAGATAGCTCAAAGC contains:
- the LOC141587533 gene encoding uncharacterized protein LOC141587533 codes for the protein MAPDSLACRVLKARYFKNDSILEARRGYDPSFTWRSLWGAKSLLMEGLRCRIGNGHQVSLWDDAWLQGEGMGRVPTFNLEAGLYLKVASIIDQEHGCWDIDAARELLTEDDVGRVLAIPISKRLPPDEMYWWPSKDGCYTVKSGYWMGRRGSVRAACFGDDENSCELWRDRFGWVLKNLGENDGGRFLAIAWAIWTIRNQRIFDESPPSPEVVITGFIKMVSEYRVYAQRVLGDSARGSSRPANSWSPPASGAIKINTDAYVPGNGVVGLGAVARDENGCIRWIWSRRVRARWDVEVAEAQAAIFGLEIAQEKGETAPMLECDALSLINALKCGASFRSAVGLCVDDINYLCNCFPNSSVSHVKRGGNAVAHLVARLCETVGDTIVMASDFPHAMSAIAELDLI
- the LOC141587532 gene encoding basic blue protein-like, with the translated sequence MGKGRGSANRTLVLGLAALIVMAMAQPTLATVHYATWSYSMATWTRGKTFRAGDYIVFSYNKSLHNLVRVSGYGYNTCTRPSGSLAYQTGKDYIKLVKGANYFLCSFPGHCKAGMKLAVYAY